A genomic region of Deltaproteobacteria bacterium contains the following coding sequences:
- a CDS encoding amidohydrolase, giving the protein MRSIDADAHVIECDKTWDYLEGEDKRYRPVPIQVDMPSGKKSNFWIIGGRLIGGRDNIGQDTSKESREMANIDSRLKHMDEIGTDIQVLYPTLFLRPVTDNPRVELALCKSYNRWMADIWSKEKRRMRWAVQLPLLTMDKALDELRWSKGNGACAVFVRGVETRHTLHDPYFFPLYEEASRLNMPIGIHSGIGNFTINDMLGAEPFRVAKLIAIGGFHSLILNGIPDKFPKLRIGAIEVAAQWVPYIVHDLNLRFPKLEGKTACPDVLTGSKQLFVACQTDDDLPYVLKYAGENCLMIGSDYGHADNASELLALAKLKESSDIAPKVIDKILWDNPAKFYGLEGD; this is encoded by the coding sequence ATGCGCAGTATCGACGCCGACGCCCATGTTATCGAGTGCGACAAGACTTGGGATTACTTGGAAGGCGAAGACAAACGCTACCGGCCGGTGCCGATCCAGGTCGACATGCCGAGCGGCAAGAAAAGCAATTTCTGGATCATCGGCGGCCGGCTGATCGGCGGGCGCGATAACATCGGCCAGGATACTTCGAAAGAATCCCGCGAGATGGCCAACATCGACTCGCGCTTGAAGCACATGGATGAAATTGGCACCGACATCCAAGTGCTCTATCCGACCCTGTTTCTGCGCCCGGTGACCGACAATCCGCGCGTCGAGCTCGCTCTGTGCAAGTCCTACAACCGCTGGATGGCGGATATCTGGTCGAAGGAAAAGCGCCGCATGCGCTGGGCGGTGCAGCTACCGCTCCTGACGATGGACAAAGCGTTGGACGAGCTACGCTGGTCCAAGGGCAACGGCGCCTGTGCGGTGTTCGTGCGCGGCGTTGAGACCCGTCACACCTTGCACGATCCCTACTTTTTTCCGCTCTATGAAGAAGCCAGCCGCTTGAACATGCCCATCGGCATTCACTCCGGCATCGGCAATTTTACCATCAACGACATGCTCGGCGCCGAGCCCTTTCGAGTTGCTAAGTTGATCGCCATCGGCGGTTTTCACTCGCTGATCTTGAACGGCATTCCGGACAAATTTCCCAAGCTGCGCATCGGCGCCATCGAAGTGGCAGCACAGTGGGTGCCCTATATCGTGCATGACTTGAACCTGCGCTTCCCCAAATTGGAAGGGAAAACAGCCTGCCCCGACGTGCTCACCGGCAGCAAACAGCTCTTCGTCGCCTGCCAGACCGACGACGATCTGCCCTACGTGCTCAAATATGCCGGCGAAAATTGCTTGATGATCGGCTCCGACTACGGCCATGCCGACAACGCCAGTGAATTGCTAGCGCTGGCGAAGTTGAAGGAAAGCAGCGACATCGCCCCCAAAGTGATCGACAAGATTCTCTGGGACAATCCGGCGAAGTTCTACGGACTCGAAGGCGACTAG
- a CDS encoding amidohydrolase: MKVIDADAHVIENESTWDYMLESEKAFKPRVVAGTSGKDPFDYWMVDGRVIPRNNVGRDLPVASREMSDLSARIQHMDELGIDFQVIYPTFFITPVSRRPDVDLAVSRSYNRWMADIVKKQPDRFRWVVVPPLQSTEHVSEELKFGKQNGACGVYLRGLEAERSLSDPYFYSLYEQASALDLPICVHSANGAFTTYDFFASDPGFSKFKLAVIGAFHSYVFHGIPQRFPKLKIGIVEVSAQWLSYAVHDLSRRFARRGIPFPKNALKENRIYITCQTDDDLDHVIQYAGEDNLIIGTDYGHADNAAEIEALRKLRSDGKISARLVDKILQDNPTAFYGL, translated from the coding sequence ATGAAGGTTATCGATGCAGATGCGCATGTGATCGAGAACGAGTCGACTTGGGACTACATGCTTGAGTCGGAGAAGGCTTTCAAGCCGCGAGTCGTTGCCGGAACGAGCGGCAAAGACCCGTTTGACTATTGGATGGTCGATGGAAGGGTGATTCCCCGCAACAACGTCGGGCGCGACTTACCCGTGGCCTCGCGCGAAATGAGCGATCTCTCGGCGCGCATCCAGCACATGGACGAGTTGGGCATCGACTTCCAGGTGATCTATCCGACGTTTTTTATTACGCCGGTGAGCCGGCGTCCCGACGTCGATCTCGCCGTCTCGCGCAGCTACAACCGCTGGATGGCGGACATCGTCAAGAAGCAACCTGATCGTTTTCGCTGGGTCGTCGTGCCACCGCTGCAGAGCACCGAACACGTTAGCGAAGAGCTTAAATTCGGCAAACAAAACGGCGCCTGCGGCGTCTACCTGCGCGGCCTGGAGGCCGAGCGCAGCTTGAGCGACCCCTATTTTTATTCATTGTACGAACAGGCGAGCGCGCTCGATCTGCCGATCTGTGTGCATTCGGCCAACGGGGCCTTTACCACCTACGATTTTTTTGCCAGCGACCCGGGTTTTTCCAAATTCAAATTGGCCGTTATCGGCGCGTTTCACTCCTACGTTTTTCATGGGATTCCCCAGCGCTTTCCCAAATTGAAAATCGGCATCGTCGAAGTCAGCGCCCAATGGCTGTCCTACGCGGTGCACGATTTATCGCGCCGCTTCGCCCGCCGCGGCATACCGTTCCCCAAAAACGCGTTGAAAGAGAATCGCATTTACATCACCTGCCAGACCGATGACGATCTCGACCATGTGATTCAATACGCCGGTGAAGATAACCTGATCATCGGCACCGACTACGGCCACGCCGACAACGCCGCGGAAATCGAAGCGCTGCGCAAGCTGCGCAGCGACGGCAAAATCAGCGCCCGGCTGGTCGACAAAATTTTGCAAGACAACCCAACGGCATTTTACGGCCTGTGA
- a CDS encoding SDR family oxidoreductase, protein MRCARWRFSRPENFSAHSRKDANRAKRRRLSKLCAPRHRPAPYVPCARINRISLVDSVAALRYSLLVYLCSFFGGQPVLKDKVVVITGSGQGIGKHAAKTFAQEKAKVVIADFNAELAKSSAAEIGQTTETMAAVCDVRDESSVKKMVDAVIARFGQIDVMMNNAAIVPHFAWNIPRWPLIADMPLDFWNRVVQTNLYGTFFGTKHVIPHMAKRKSGHIINLYGGGGVKPGGAGTYMVTKDGIRTFSRYVAEEVRDANICVVTFSPRVPIATETAPSEARSRLPGPEVLGTGFVLCAELPMEQSGKCFAFDNGKLVLEEPRD, encoded by the coding sequence TTGAGATGCGCACGCTGGCGTTTTTCTCGTCCTGAGAATTTCTCGGCACATTCCCGCAAAGACGCTAATCGCGCAAAGAGGCGTCGACTCTCTAAACTTTGCGCCCCTCGACACCGCCCCGCTCCGTACGTGCCTTGCGCGAGGATCAACCGAATCTCCCTCGTTGATTCAGTCGCAGCTTTGCGATATTCGCTGCTAGTATACTTGTGCTCGTTTTTCGGAGGACAACCCGTGCTCAAAGACAAAGTCGTCGTCATCACCGGCAGCGGCCAAGGCATCGGCAAGCACGCGGCGAAGACCTTTGCGCAGGAAAAAGCCAAGGTGGTGATCGCCGATTTCAATGCGGAATTGGCGAAAAGCAGCGCCGCCGAAATCGGCCAGACGACCGAAACCATGGCGGCGGTCTGCGACGTGCGCGACGAAAGCAGCGTGAAGAAAATGGTCGACGCGGTCATCGCCCGCTTCGGGCAGATCGACGTGATGATGAACAACGCCGCGATTGTGCCGCATTTCGCCTGGAACATCCCGCGCTGGCCGCTGATCGCCGACATGCCCCTCGATTTCTGGAATCGCGTCGTGCAAACCAATCTCTACGGCACTTTCTTCGGCACCAAGCATGTCATTCCGCACATGGCGAAAAGAAAGTCCGGCCATATCATCAATCTTTACGGCGGCGGCGGCGTCAAGCCCGGCGGCGCCGGCACCTACATGGTCACCAAGGACGGCATTCGCACCTTTTCACGCTACGTTGCCGAAGAGGTGCGCGACGCGAACATCTGCGTCGTGACGTTCTCGCCGCGCGTGCCCATCGCCACGGAGACCGCGCCTTCGGAGGCGCGCTCGCGCCTGCCCGGGCCGGAGGTCTTGGGGACCGGATTCGTGCTCTGTGCCGAGTTACCGATGGAACAGAGCGGCAAATGCTTTGCGTTTGACAACGGCAAGCTGGTTTTAGAAGAGCCGCGGGATTAG
- a CDS encoding methyltransferase — protein sequence MLQTHQHKSVRSTLNYIIDSGDKPVTASNSPGQVRKTENTGKYEAREVTIGNGRLHDGVFSLEREGFVLVRHETKVQDFYSEAEVKAIYYPEIEELVKRMTGADRVLVFDYTLRAENDDVREEKFASRPVRSVHNDYTEWSGPQRVRDLLPKEEAEQLLKHRFEVIQVWRPVRHPVVTAPLAIADSQSIAAKDLVGTERRYPDRVGEIYHLKYSPDHRWYYFPNMQPDEAIVFKCYDSMKDGRSRWSAHAAFDDPTSPANAPARESIEMRTLAFFSS from the coding sequence ATGTTGCAGACTCACCAACACAAATCCGTCCGCTCCACTCTCAACTACATTATCGACAGCGGCGATAAGCCCGTGACCGCCTCCAACTCGCCGGGGCAAGTGCGCAAGACGGAGAATACCGGCAAGTACGAAGCGCGCGAGGTGACGATCGGGAACGGCCGTCTGCACGACGGCGTCTTTTCATTGGAGCGCGAAGGCTTTGTCTTGGTGCGCCATGAAACCAAAGTGCAAGACTTTTACAGCGAGGCCGAGGTCAAGGCGATTTATTATCCCGAAATCGAAGAGCTGGTAAAGCGCATGACCGGTGCCGATCGGGTGCTGGTGTTCGACTACACGTTGCGAGCCGAAAACGACGACGTGCGCGAAGAGAAATTTGCCAGCCGCCCGGTGCGCAGCGTGCACAACGATTATACGGAATGGTCCGGCCCGCAGCGCGTGCGCGATCTCTTGCCCAAAGAAGAGGCGGAACAGTTGCTCAAGCATCGCTTCGAAGTCATTCAGGTTTGGCGCCCTGTGCGTCATCCGGTTGTCACAGCGCCGCTAGCGATCGCCGATTCGCAAAGCATCGCCGCGAAAGATCTCGTAGGAACTGAGCGGCGCTATCCCGACCGCGTCGGTGAAATCTATCATCTCAAATATAGCCCCGATCACAGATGGTACTATTTCCCCAACATGCAGCCCGACGAAGCGATTGTGTTTAAGTGTTACGACTCTATGAAAGACGGCCGCTCGCGCTGGTCGGCCCACGCCGCCTTCGACGACCCCACCAGTCCCGCCAACGCCCCGGCGCGCGAGAGCATTGAGATGCGCACGCTGGCGTTTTTCTCGTCCTGA
- a CDS encoding extracellular solute-binding protein codes for MIVRSLLSILWVLFFLSIAIAQGKKPSTLSELVAYTGADREQILIAGAKAEGKVTWYTSLAGSSYKELAQGFEKKYGVKVDVYRAASSELMARISAEAKARQYLVDTIETTLPLLKSLREDGLLAVYTSPHLMKYPAHAKEKAGNGLYYWGVNRESFIGVGFNPSLIPVSAVPKNFDGLLNPQLKGKLGMTTSDTGVRMMGAMLKFKGEEFVRKLKAQEVALHSVSGRAMADMAISGEVPLSPSIFRDHAMESKLKGAPINWVAMEGVPTNAGATAIVYQAPHPHGAVLMADYILSPEGQKILEDLQFGSPSKDFGFKRWYPEAGLNTDQYDREATKWQKQLRELGRK; via the coding sequence GTGATCGTTCGTTCTTTGCTTAGCATTCTATGGGTTTTGTTTTTTTTAAGCATAGCCATCGCCCAGGGCAAAAAGCCCAGCACACTTTCTGAACTCGTAGCCTACACCGGCGCGGACCGCGAGCAGATTCTCATCGCCGGCGCCAAGGCTGAAGGCAAAGTGACCTGGTACACGTCGCTGGCCGGTAGCTCGTACAAGGAGCTCGCGCAAGGTTTCGAGAAGAAATACGGCGTTAAAGTCGACGTCTATCGCGCCGCGAGCAGCGAGCTGATGGCGCGCATCAGCGCGGAGGCGAAGGCACGGCAATACCTTGTCGACACCATCGAGACGACGCTGCCGCTACTCAAGAGTCTGCGCGAAGATGGGCTGTTGGCCGTGTACACCTCGCCGCACCTGATGAAGTACCCCGCCCACGCCAAAGAAAAAGCCGGCAACGGGCTCTATTATTGGGGCGTCAATCGTGAGAGCTTCATCGGCGTGGGTTTTAATCCCAGCCTGATTCCGGTGAGCGCGGTACCGAAGAATTTTGACGGCCTGCTCAACCCACAGCTCAAGGGCAAATTGGGCATGACCACCAGCGACACCGGCGTGCGCATGATGGGCGCCATGCTCAAGTTCAAAGGCGAAGAGTTCGTCCGCAAACTCAAAGCCCAGGAGGTCGCGCTGCACTCGGTGTCCGGCCGCGCCATGGCCGACATGGCGATCTCCGGCGAAGTGCCGCTGTCGCCGTCGATCTTTCGCGATCACGCCATGGAGTCCAAGCTCAAAGGAGCGCCGATCAATTGGGTAGCAATGGAAGGCGTGCCCACCAACGCCGGCGCCACCGCGATCGTCTACCAGGCACCGCACCCGCATGGCGCCGTGCTCATGGCCGACTACATTCTCAGCCCTGAGGGACAAAAGATTCTCGAAGATTTACAGTTCGGCAGCCCGTCAAAAGATTTCGGCTTCAAACGCTGGTATCCTGAGGCTGGTTTGAACACCGATCAATATGATAGAGAAGCAACCAAGTGGCAAAAGCAGTTACGCGAGCTTGGACGGAAATAA
- a CDS encoding xanthine dehydrogenase family protein molybdopterin-binding subunit yields MAEHKAVGAAIPRGEGSNKVSGQTVYAADVALPNLLWCKILRSPHPHARIRGIDTSAALKVPGVKAIVSGADVRGYLIGKQIRDLPVLCWDMVRFVGDRVAAVAAESADAAEEAVERISVDYEILPAVFDPIEAMKSSAPKLHPDVAGYDGAPAKILAAEIHNGLTQLAWTKGDIEQGFRDADIVMEHTFQIPARHQGYLEPHADTVAIDADGRIQVWASVKNPFNVRTQLAKCLKIEDSRIRMNVVNVGGEFGGKGDGVNLPILYFLAQRTGCPVKLVLSYAEELLASNPAHPTIITIKSGVKRDGRITARKIRAYHASGAYGALKSNTSLATWHYAGGQYRIDNADIAFAQIYTNTVPGGYYRSPGAVATAFAVDSHTDILAKELGMDPAEFRLKTFLREGEADAVGHELHHVRFREVLQGALDAAGWKKPKKKNRGLGIALSGRHISGGDTGVILSVEADGTFTIVSPSIDQGSGTHTILRQLVADFMKVPIEQVNVVIGDTDTAPRDSGMRASRMTYVAGQAMMQACEELHALMLAQAARTLESRAEDVEFDGSKFFLRGEPGQQVPLRRVVAQSPVPLHATVYKDYPYPEDISYICAQVADVEVDPHTGAVKVHRVISAHDVGTIINPIAHQGQIDGATIMGMGQGIMEEMVMDNGKVTNNNLGDYKLPSVKDIPELKTVLVKTTGGVGPLDSKPIGEFANNAPPAAIANAIADAVSVRLFELPVKAENVYQALREKL; encoded by the coding sequence ATGGCTGAGCACAAAGCGGTCGGTGCGGCGATTCCACGCGGCGAGGGGAGCAATAAAGTCAGCGGGCAGACGGTCTATGCGGCCGATGTAGCGTTGCCAAACCTGCTCTGGTGCAAGATTCTTCGCAGTCCACATCCCCATGCGCGCATTCGCGGCATCGACACTTCCGCCGCGCTCAAGGTGCCGGGAGTCAAAGCGATCGTCAGCGGCGCCGATGTGCGCGGTTATCTGATTGGCAAGCAGATACGCGACCTGCCCGTGCTCTGTTGGGACATGGTGCGCTTCGTCGGCGATCGCGTCGCTGCCGTCGCGGCGGAATCCGCGGACGCAGCGGAAGAAGCAGTGGAACGTATCAGCGTCGACTACGAAATTTTACCGGCGGTCTTCGACCCCATCGAAGCGATGAAATCGTCGGCGCCCAAGCTGCACCCCGACGTTGCCGGCTACGACGGCGCGCCGGCGAAAATTCTCGCCGCCGAAATTCACAATGGCTTGACGCAACTGGCCTGGACGAAGGGCGACATCGAGCAAGGTTTTCGCGACGCCGACATCGTCATGGAGCATACCTTCCAGATTCCGGCGCGCCACCAGGGCTATCTCGAGCCCCACGCCGACACAGTCGCCATCGACGCCGATGGACGGATTCAAGTGTGGGCGTCGGTGAAAAATCCGTTCAACGTGCGCACCCAATTGGCGAAGTGCTTGAAAATTGAAGATTCGCGCATCCGTATGAACGTCGTCAACGTCGGCGGCGAGTTCGGCGGCAAGGGCGACGGCGTTAACTTGCCGATTCTCTATTTTCTCGCGCAGCGCACCGGTTGCCCGGTAAAGCTCGTGTTGAGTTACGCCGAAGAATTGCTGGCGAGCAATCCAGCGCACCCGACTATCATTACGATAAAGAGCGGCGTGAAGCGCGACGGTCGAATCACGGCGCGCAAGATCCGTGCTTATCATGCGAGCGGCGCCTACGGCGCGTTGAAGTCGAACACCTCGCTTGCCACCTGGCACTACGCCGGCGGGCAGTATCGCATCGACAATGCCGACATCGCCTTCGCGCAGATTTATACCAACACGGTTCCCGGCGGCTATTATCGCAGCCCCGGCGCGGTGGCGACGGCATTTGCGGTCGACTCGCATACCGACATTCTCGCCAAAGAGTTGGGCATGGACCCGGCGGAGTTTCGCCTGAAAACCTTTCTCCGCGAAGGCGAAGCCGACGCGGTGGGCCACGAGCTCCATCACGTGCGCTTTCGCGAAGTGCTGCAGGGCGCCCTCGACGCCGCCGGCTGGAAGAAGCCCAAGAAGAAAAATCGCGGTCTCGGCATCGCGCTATCAGGCCGCCACATTAGCGGCGGCGACACCGGTGTCATCTTGAGCGTGGAGGCCGACGGCACGTTTACGATCGTCAGTCCAAGCATCGATCAGGGCTCGGGCACGCACACAATCTTGCGCCAACTCGTCGCCGACTTCATGAAGGTACCGATTGAACAGGTGAATGTCGTCATCGGCGACACCGACACCGCACCGCGCGACAGCGGCATGCGCGCCAGCCGGATGACCTACGTCGCCGGTCAGGCGATGATGCAGGCGTGCGAAGAATTGCACGCACTCATGCTGGCACAAGCGGCGCGGACATTGGAAAGCCGCGCCGAAGACGTCGAATTCGACGGCAGTAAATTCTTCCTGCGCGGCGAGCCCGGCCAACAGGTGCCGCTGCGCCGCGTGGTCGCACAATCGCCGGTGCCGCTGCACGCCACCGTGTATAAAGATTATCCCTATCCGGAAGACATCTCCTACATCTGCGCCCAAGTGGCGGATGTGGAAGTCGATCCCCACACCGGCGCCGTGAAAGTCCACCGCGTCATCAGCGCCCACGACGTCGGCACGATCATCAACCCAATTGCCCATCAGGGACAGATCGACGGCGCCACGATCATGGGCATGGGTCAAGGCATCATGGAAGAGATGGTGATGGACAATGGCAAAGTCACCAACAACAATCTGGGCGACTACAAGTTGCCGTCGGTGAAAGACATTCCGGAACTGAAAACGGTATTGGTAAAAACCACGGGCGGGGTCGGACCGCTCGATTCCAAACCCATCGGCGAGTTCGCCAACAACGCCCCACCGGCGGCCATCGCCAATGCCATCGCCGATGCCGTGAGCGTGCGGTTGTTTGAGCTGCCGGTGAAGGCGGAAAACGTTTACCAAGCGTTGCGGGAGAAGCTTTGA